The sequence gtaaaaaatgcaaaaagcaaaaggcaaaactttttttaaatatatcccAAGTTCACACTTAGTGCTTGTTAGGGATGCActtataagcttttttttttttttttttttttttttttgagggaacaCTTATAAGCAagcttatttttcatttttcctattattttatGGGTCTTGCGTGAATCacatacttattttatttaacttttacatTTTATCTGCAGTCAACAAAAATTTTTCAGCAAAATCTAGATAAATTATTTCCAAACGAACTAAACTTAGTATATTAACCCTAAAACTGCAGTAATCCATGGCATTGACAAAACCAACGTAGCCCTagtattctttaaaaaaaaaaaaaaatttgattacattatttatgatattattccaatatgtttaaatagaagtccaataaaataaagttactaatttaaccaaaattaaattaggaaaatgttgagataaagaaaaaaaaaaatgtaacgtTGAAATAactttagaaaatgaaaaaaagatggTGAGATTGTTGGACCCTATTGGTATATTtggaagaagagagagacatGCGTGTCTAGCGGCAATGGCAATGCACATAAAAGCAATGAAGAAGAATAAAGTCCACATGATTTATTAGGGGGGGCACGTCACAGTAACCACATCGTCAACACCGCATGCAGCTGCAGCTGCAGCCCCATGTGACGACTCTCACCATCAACAGTCGAACGTTATATGCTCCTAGTAAAATCTGAATCTAAGCTCTGGACTTGAAATCACATTTCAATTTAGTCCAATATTTACACTTTTTACGATTGGGCTTGCTTTGAAATTTAATGGGCCTTCAAGGGCATGCCATTATTGGACggctcactttttttttttttaaatataaaaagataatattCACAAGTCTAATTCATTattgctttttatcatcaaataaaatcagttatcaatttatttttgatatgaATCAGAAtaagttattttatttgaggacaatcaattttgtttttggtagatataaattttatcaattcaacaattataaattttttttctcattttatctTGTTACCCATAATTTATGGATTCTGTTAATAAGTGTCTTAagagtaattattaataaacaattttagaaaaaatttgacacgactttcatgaaaaaatataaaaaattgtaaaaaaataattattttttttgttttttaaaatatttcctaTGGGCTTTCAAGGTTATGCTATTGGACGgtacactttttctttttttaaatataaaaagataatatCTACAAGTctcatttattattgttttttatcatcaaatcaaatcaattaccaattttttttatatggattAAATTCAGTTATCTTATTTGAGGGcaataaattttatcaattttgtttttggtaaatataaattttatcaattcaactatcataattttttctctcattttatcTTGTTACCTATAATTTATGAGTTCTGTTAATGGGTGTTCTAAGgataaatattaataaaccatttaaaaaaaaaaattgacaccactttcatggaaaatataaaaaactgtaaaaatttaattttttttcttttcacataaaaagtttttaaaaatatttcctaaactaaTGTCTTTAAAGCATCCGTTAActttttctcataatttataACCTACAAAACTAAAGACGTTTCATTTTTGGTTGGTTGACctcataatatttttccttttgagacctcacaattttacacgttattattctaaaatttatttttttattgaatttaaaatttcatttgacATTTAAACCATCTATTAGAATCTTCACATCACAATTCTTTTGatgatatataatatatgttttcgtatacaaacacaatcattATAAATGCCTAATTGTAGAATATTTAGTtttagagattaaattctataatgATGTGGTGTAAAAAcctttcaaatttcaacatGTTACATCATCATATCACATATTAAAGATTAGGTACAATCACACGCAGCCAATTTTAATACTCATATAAAAATCCAACTTAATTGGgaatttattgagatgttattaggtaTGGTACAATATATTgagttttaattaaaagaaactAATGTGACCATTTCTTATTGGATtgtactccctccgtcccactttgtttgtcttttattccattttgggatgtcccaaaatattgtcctatttctaaaaataaaagttattaatttactaatattcgtATTATACTCCTaagcctcattaagaataactcttttttaaaaaatctgataaatttatttaagagtagttttgtaaacttatatatttttataaggcaaacaagacaataaatgatattcccttaaaatGCTTGACTTTTTaaacttgaatttttaaacagtataaaacatgggttttacaccCCTAACCTTATCAAATTCGGATTCTTAGTTCTATATACAAACATAAATCACACGCAGTCAATTTTAATACTCATATAAAAATCCAACTTAATTGGaaatttattgagatgttattaggtaTGGTACAATATATTgagttttaattaaaagaaactaatgtgacaattttttattggattgtactccctccgtcccactttatttgtcttttattccattttgggatgttccaaaatattgtcctatttctaaaaataaaaggtattaatttactaatgttcgtATTACACCCCTAAGCCttattaagaataactcttttttttaaaatctaataaatttatttaagggtagttttgtaaacttatacatttttataaggcagacaaagcaataaatgatattcccttaaaatGCTTGACTTTTTAAACAGtataaaacatgggttttacaccCCTAGCCTTATCAAATTCGGATTCTTAGTTCTATATACAAACATAATCATATTAAATGCCTATTATTAGtaggtttcagttagctcaattcGTAAAACCTCTCGTTAATAATAGATCTGAGTTTAATTCCTGccaaaaaactaattaatgtcTTGGACCAataataaagagcaatcatcataGAGTGACACCATAAATTTGAAATACtattgtatttattaaaaaaaaaatgtctattagTAACTATTTTCAACTTTcatatttaggaaaaaaaaattaaaaaaaaattacattatattaaaaatttcctGTGCATCCATATATATTTAATCATTTGAGGCATTCTTACCAtcttctcaaacaaaaaaaacaaaaaaatcttttgaagcataacaattttacaatttattattctaatatatatggTGCCATTAAgtgatttcaaaaaataataaataaagattaaaattaaaattatttatttatgggtaAAGGTCGTAGATTTGTAAGATCCCTAACCATTACTCATAATTAAATACCTTCCTAAAGactttgtatttaaaaaataaaatacattttccaaAGATTCCAAAGACAATATACCAAATACcctttcctaaaaataaaaaaaaaataccaaatacccCCAATAAAAAAGGCCCATTCAACAATCTATCTAGTACCGCGGCTACTGCCACATACATTAACACAAGTCATAGACTCATATACCCCATAGTCACAACgcctttgtttgtttcttgtgagaaacaaacaaaacatcaactcctctctctcctcttcatCTGTATAGATAAAtcaatacaaaaacacacacacacaaagactCGGATTTGAGTCGGAAAGAATCACAGAGCTCAGAGCAGAGAGTACTCtcagcacacacacacacacacacacaaaatggGGAAAGGTGGCGCTCTGAGCGAAAGCGTCCTGAAGAAGATCGTCCTATCCTACACCTACGTAGGAATCTGGATCTTCCTGAGCTTCACCGTCATCGTGTACAACAAGTACATTCTCGACAAGAAGATGTACAACTGGTCATTTCCGATCTCTCTAACCATGATCCACATGGGTTTCTGTTCTTCCATCGCCTTCTGCCTTGTCCGAGTTTTCCGTCTCGTGGAACCAGTTTCCATGTCAAGAGATCTCTACCTTTCATCGGTGGTACCCATCGGAGctctctattctctctctctctggcttTCTAACTCGGCCTATATCTATCTCTCTGTCTCATTCATCCAAATGCTCAAAGCTTTGATGCCTGTAGCTGTGTATTCAATTGGGGTTTTGTTCAAAAAGGATTCTTTCAAATCTGATACAATGGCCAACATGCTCTCGATCTCTGTCGGTGTGGCCATCGCCGCCTACGGTGAAGCGAGGTTTGATTCATGGGGTGTTTTCCTTCAATTGGGTGCTGTTGTTTTTGAGGCCACAAGGCTTGTCATGATTCAGATCTTGCTCACCTCTAAAGGCATAACCTTAAATCCCATTACCTCGTTGTACTATGTTGCTCCTTGCTGTTTCGTTTTCTTGCTAGTTCCATGGATCTTCGTCGAATTGCCGGTTTTGAGAGAGTCTTCGAGTTTCCATTTTGATTTCGTGATCTTTGGGACTAATTCTCTCTGTGCTTTTGCTTTGAATCTTGCTGTGTTTTTGCTTGTGGGAAAGACTTCGGCTTTGACCATGAATGTGGCTGGTGTGGTGAAAGATTGGTTGTTGATTGCGTTTTCTTGGTCTGTTATTAAGGACACGGTCACACCCCTTAATTTGTTTGGGTACGCGCTTGCTTTCTTGGGTGTTGCGTACTATAACCATTCCAAATTGCAGGCCTTGAAGGCGAAAGAGACGCAGAAGAAGGCGGCACAGGCCGATGAAGAGGCCGGGAGGTTGTTGGAGGAGAGGGAAGGAGATGGATTGGGAAAGAAGAGTGAATCACAggattagttatttatttttagagaaagtgaaatggaggaaaagaaaaggagtaatgaaaataagaagagagaagaagatgaagaaagagGCTGGGTGCCTTCGGATAGATTTGGGTTTGGTAATGTTGTCCTGTATTTGATTTGGCTGTTTCTTTTAGTAATGTTTAAGGATTTGAGATTCAATCTGTTGCTTATAGGGCCCATTCATGTATCTTAGATTAGTAGAGTAAGAATCTCAAATgcccttctttcttcttttttcttacttATGTTTGTTTAGGAGATCGTTGTTCTTATGACATTTTCAGTATGCTTATTTATTCATATTTGTTTCGTTTACTCGGttgaattgtatttttttctttttaatggtATTATGATTTGGCATTGCCCACATTATAATTTGGCCCACATTTGGGATCTTCTTGCATCTTGGGGTTTATTTTTGTGACCTTTATCTTGAAGTCTTTGAAAGACAACACTTCTATCTGAAACAGGAAAGAATGATGTTGGATGAGGGAGGTGGAGATATATGCTTGTTGTAGCCAACAATAATAGTAAAATGTTGAATTCAAGTGCAAAGGTTGTTAGGTACCACAAACCAAATAAATTAGCATTGCACACACACTCCGTTATAACATCTAAGGTTTATGGAACTGAAACTTTGCTGTTTGTTGAACCTTTAGTTGGTGTTAAACCAAAAGATTGTGGATCTCACATGTGATGCTTCATGTTGCTGTTGCTCAAGTTGAAGAATTCCAGCTGCTGGGTTTCCTTGACATGAGTTCAGATTCTGGTAAGTATTCAACTACTTTCATGCATGCACTGTGCAGATCTACCAttaattcaaatgaaaattgcACAGTTTATATAATGACCACAAACCCTCAAAGATTTGTCTACATAGTGAGGTTATGCGTTCTTATCTGTTGAGAATATGTGAATTAATAGAATACTCGTCTCTTATTGGTGtgaatttgaataatataaGAATTTATTGAACTTGATCAATCCTGCTAACTTCCCATATATGCAAGTCCTGGTTGACATGACTTACAATAAGGTAACGAAAACATCCTGCATTCAATGAAGATTAGCACTGTGCTGTTATTCTCTTATTGGtgtgaatttgaaattttgaatacaATAAGAATTTGTTGAACTTGATCGATCCTGCTGAGTTCCCGTATATGCAAGTCCTGGTTGGCATGACTTATAAGGCAGCAAAAACATCCTGCATTCGATGAAGATTAGCACTAAGCTGTTATTCTATTTCACACATACCTAGGTTTCTAACAGCTGAGGGATAGGCCACTTTGCCATTCTAGGGCCTATCTTTGCCAAACTGATTGTGCATAACATCAACATGGTTCTAACTCTGGCCT is a genomic window of Quercus lobata isolate SW786 chromosome 2, ValleyOak3.0 Primary Assembly, whole genome shotgun sequence containing:
- the LOC115974970 gene encoding probable sugar phosphate/phosphate translocator At4g32390: MGKGGALSESVLKKIVLSYTYVGIWIFLSFTVIVYNKYILDKKMYNWSFPISLTMIHMGFCSSIAFCLVRVFRLVEPVSMSRDLYLSSVVPIGALYSLSLWLSNSAYIYLSVSFIQMLKALMPVAVYSIGVLFKKDSFKSDTMANMLSISVGVAIAAYGEARFDSWGVFLQLGAVVFEATRLVMIQILLTSKGITLNPITSLYYVAPCCFVFLLVPWIFVELPVLRESSSFHFDFVIFGTNSLCAFALNLAVFLLVGKTSALTMNVAGVVKDWLLIAFSWSVIKDTVTPLNLFGYALAFLGVAYYNHSKLQALKAKETQKKAAQADEEAGRLLEEREGDGLGKKSESQD